The genomic DNA GCTTTGCAGGCAACCCCTGTGGCTTTGAGCATTGATACTGAATTCAGTGACGCCGATAGggcatcgtcctcggcctcggtggcgTCGACAGTGTACGTGTTTGTGGAGGAGTTTGGAAGGACTTACCACAAGCGCATGGAAGGCGTTGAGTCGGAACATAGGAAATCAGGCCCCGTACTGACTGCTGGCGACCTGCTTCAGAATACTTGCTCCAGAATGATGAGGTGTATGACGCCGCAAAGGCAAGTCTACCAGATGCCGATGACTGACATCCCTTCAGAAAGAACGGAGCCGACTGGACCTACAGCAACCAATCGCCCTCCGCATCTTCGACAACGAACCCGGCCGGGCCTCCGTTTCCAAGCCGCATCGCGTGCTCGACATCGGAACTGGCATGGGCATCCGCGCTACCGATGTTCGCAGACAGGAACCCGGAGTCGGAAGTTCTGGGCACTTGACCTCAGCCTAATACAGCCCGAGTACGTGCCGACCAACTGCCGCTTCGAGatcgaggatgccgaggacaAACGGGCCGTTGAGCAACAGTTGAGGAAGTTTGCCATGCCCTCGTCCCACCTGGGCCCGGGGCAGGAGCTAGAAGATGCCGGACGCGATGCAGACAACGGACAAGCCCGAGAGGGTGCAGGGCATCACGAGGAAGATCTTCACGCGGGTGCTGGGCTGGTCGCGCGAGGGAACGGAGCTGTTGTTCGTGGAGGTGAGGAAGGACATGGCGGACAGGAACATTCAGGCGTTCATCACAATGTGATTCTccctcgccgcggcggcgtcgtttGGATTGATAAGCTGGGCTGATGAATCTCGAATGAAGCGTGTCTGTCTGGAGGCCGAAGTCCCGGGAGACGGGGATTGTCGGTCTCTTCGTTCGGCGATTGAGATTTGAGCATATCCCGTACATGCCCTCGCGGAATACGCAACGTCCGCACACTGCGATAGGTGCGCATCTCGGCTTTGAAATCAAAACGCCAAGTACTGATGGAATTGTCCTCCCCGGACGGCAAGGAGAGTCTTGACATACCAGATTCTGcatgtcggcgtcggcctttTTTCAAGCAGCCAAAACCCGCGATCGGGGCGGATGAGTAATTTAAGATGGTGTTTGTCCCGTCGTGACAGCTGTCATCCAAGCCTTTTCAGGGGTTGAAGCGCATGCAGACATGATTCGTGTCTTTTTCTCGTCTCATGTTTAGAGTTGAAGAAGAGTGCATGGAAGTTGTCATCATGAAGAGACACTTCGCGAGAAGTCATATGCGAACATCACCACGCAGGGCACGCAAGGCGCGCGGCCCACGCGAACCGCGGCATCATGGCGCTTTGGAGCTTGGGTTGTGGGATCGAGCCGAGGCCAATGGGCTGAATATCCACTCTCAATGTTTCTATCCGCGGCCGGAGAAGCCGGCATTGTCCGTAGCGACCCAGTGAGATTCATGCCCAGTTGACCGATGGGATGGGGGAGCTTGCGCCGGAAAAGGCAACAAAGCCGgctctccctctctgtctcagcctctttctctctctctccctctctctctccatccctctctctcgtctcAACAAAAGACACGATCATCGGCGTTATGACGATATGACCCATCGGGCATAAGGCGTGGCTCTCGTACCTATCGTCCCAAGTTGGAAAACTCCCCAGGATAGGGCGAGTTTCGAGGAGAGACCATCTTGTTCACCCCCACTCGCTGTCGCCGATTCACCCACTCGGCGTCATCCTCCCGCAACCAAGCCCCGGACCCCTGGACCCTCCAGATGCTGCTTCTGGCAAGGCATGGAAGCAGCTGGAGAGTTTAATCGTCCGCATGCTTTGTCAAACCCAGCCAAAGGGGGACTGTCGAAGGGGGAACTGTGGAGTTTGCTCttggtgttgaagaaatTTTGGCGGGGCTCCCACGTCAACGCAGATTGAGCGAGTCAAACCACAGAGGACCCGCCACATGTCAGGTCAAGATTACTAACTGGGCTTCTGGGCCAGAACCACATGGGCGTGACGTCAAGAAGGGCTGGCCAATGGGTTGCGGGAAGCTGTCTTTGCTGCtgtgctgctgttgtttTCCGCACTCCATTCCGCACCCCGCTCTGCCCCCTTACTCAGGCAAAGAAAGATGCTTGATTCTGATGGTGGGGTAGCTGTCAGGGCGTTCCATGAATCCATGATGACCGAACCATCTATGTAGCTATGATGGGGTTGTTTCCTCGAGAGCGCAGAGTACAAAAGACCTCGACACCCCGCGGTACGACTTGAACAGCCGACTTTCGAAGCAAGACAATCAACACTACCACACAAATCGATACCCAAGATACCCCCAAACGATCTACCATCCATCCAACTTTCAACCTTTTTCCCCTttcgaaaaaaaaaaaacaccccACCAAATCACAAAATGGCCCCTAAGGTTCTCGTCGTTCTCACCTCTGTCGACAAGACTGAGAAGTCTGGCAAGCCTATCGGCTGGTACCTTGTAGGTTAAAGTCCTTTTGTTTTTATCACCGCTCCCCGCCATTGCTGATACTGACCCCGAAACTTCTAGCCCGAGCTCGCCCACCCCTACGATGTCctcaaggaggccggcgtcgagatGACCTTCGCCTCCCCcaagggcggcgtcgcgccCCTCGACCAGGCCTCGGTCGAGATGTTCAGCAGCGACCCCTCCTCCAAGAACTTCCTCGAGAACCACAAGGAAATCTGGGAGAACACCGAGCCGCTGTCCAAGTTCGTCGGCCGCGCCTCCGAGTTCGACGCCATCTTCTACcccggcggccacggccccATGTACGACCTCGCCTTCGACGCCGACTCGCACAAGCTCATCGCCGACTTCGTCGCCCAGAACAAGCCCGTCGCCTCCGTCTGCCACGGccccgccgccatcgtcaacgcaaagaccgccgacggcgagtacctcgtcaagggcaagacCGTCACCGGCTTCTCCAACACCGAGGAGGACCAGTCCGGCTACACCGCCGAGATGAACTTCTTGCTCGAGGAGCGCCTCAAGCAGAACGGCGGCAAGTAcgtgctcgccgacgccccctggggcgagaaggtcgtcaccgacggcgtcgtcatcaccgGCCAGAACCCTGCTTCTGCccacggcgtcggcaaggCCATCGTCAAGGCTCTTGGCCTGTAAGGAATGAGTGTATGAATTAATGACGGATCGGGTTATGATTGGTAGTTGATTATACCACAAAATCAAAGCGTTTTATTTACCTAAAAAACTCCTATATGAATCATGGTCTTTTGACTCGTTGTGACCTTGAAATGTGTGCCCGTCGGCATCTTAACGTCCCTCTTAACTGAACCAAGCCAGTTGAATTGTTCAGCGCATCGTCTTGTCAAAAACATGTTTAGACATGACAAGCCCAGTCATTGTCTTGAAATCAACATTCTGCTTTACATACAGCCATGCTACCCGAACCGAAAGCACCGTTTATGAAGATTCATGGCTGGCGTCGTCCCTCTTTTCCCGAGCATCCTCCTTCAACTTCGCATCGTCAGGTCTGCTCAGCTCTACTTGAGGCATCATGAAAAATGCCACAAAAAAGGCCACTGCGGCAAGTCCCGACATGACAAGGAAAATTATTCGGAATGCTCTCCTGTATCCTGGTAGGATCGCGGCTCGCAACCTATCTGCCTCCGTCGGCGAGAGCGTGGAGAGAACATGTTGAGGGTTCGCAAGCAGCTTCCGCGAGTCTTCGTCGTCCAACCCAAGAGTTGCtataagtcagactacccacttttcggcaccccccccatttcggcaccccaaaaatgcctcaaatgcctcatcaccagaacatacccctcaactttcaacatcaacaacattttctatacttatgcgaataacctcattttttcctcagagcttcttttcaaccttatgggccagtataccgaagatgaagtcaatcaggcccttgacgcaataaccaacggcatgcccattaagagggctggtcaggtgtatggcatcccaagatcaacacttcagtatcggattaagggcactcaaccaaggtcaattgccttttctgacctgcagagactttctgttagtcaggaggctaaactggctgaatgggttcgcattcagcatgcccttggtgttgccccaacccatctgcaagtgaggctattcgcagaaaggatcctccatgccatgggggatacagagcctataggaaaaggctggatccaagccttcttgaagaggaatccatcagtcaaggtccagagaagtcgccctatcgattctaggcgtgttaatggggcatctactgaggtcatcagggactggttcaaactactcgccataccagagatcaccagcatcaaaccagctaatagatacaacatgg from Colletotrichum higginsianum IMI 349063 chromosome 3, whole genome shotgun sequence includes the following:
- a CDS encoding methyltransferase domain-containing protein, which codes for MDREPGVQIHDERVEHQAHEEQHNFLIQGEIGVGIVLGLGGVDSKERSRLDLQQPIALRIFDNEPGRASVSKPHRVLDIGTGMGIRATDTGTRSRKFWALDLSLIQPEYVPTNCRFEIEDAEDKRAVEQQLRKFAMPSSHLGPGQELEDAGRDADNGQAREGAGHHEEDLHAGAGLVARGNGAVVRGGEEGHGGQEHSGVHHNVILPRRGGVVWIDKLG
- a CDS encoding DJ-1/PfpI family protein; this encodes MAPKVLVVLTSVDKTEKSGKPIGWYLPELAHPYDVLKEAGVEMTFASPKGGVAPLDQASVEMFSSDPSSKNFLENHKEIWENTEPLSKFVGRASEFDAIFYPGGHGPMYDLAFDADSHKLIADFVAQNKPVASVCHGPAAIVNAKTADGEYLVKGKTVTGFSNTEEDQSGYTAEMNFLLEERLKQNGGKYVLADAPWGEKVVTDGVVITGQNPASAHGVGKAIVKALGL